One genomic region from Streptomyces venezuelae encodes:
- a CDS encoding potassium channel family protein produces the protein MTWLATPVGAVLVLFILRDVFHTLWHPTRHGGLSRLVMVSLWWLSPRLGKRRRSAGLAGPLGMVTVVAAWALTVAVGWGLIYWPHMPEEFSYAAGLVPSEHAGPLDALYISLVTLATLGLGDIAPASGWLRVLAPMEALVGFVLLSATVAWILGIYPALARRRALALRLSHVRRSRATAQALDSDGGAALLDGLASGLSTVTVDFLQYAESYYFHDGDENTSLPRQLRYALGLADQATGAHHPDVRLSASVLRRALEDLAVVLDERFLRTGGGPDRVFVAYADDHGQPQGPDGPPQDGGGG, from the coding sequence ATGACGTGGCTAGCGACGCCGGTGGGCGCTGTCCTGGTGCTGTTCATCCTCCGGGACGTGTTCCACACCCTTTGGCACCCGACCCGTCACGGGGGTCTGAGCAGGCTCGTGATGGTGTCTCTGTGGTGGCTGTCCCCGCGCCTCGGCAAGCGCCGGCGGTCGGCCGGTCTCGCGGGCCCGCTTGGCATGGTGACGGTCGTCGCCGCGTGGGCGCTGACCGTGGCCGTGGGATGGGGGCTCATCTACTGGCCCCACATGCCGGAGGAGTTCTCGTACGCTGCGGGGCTCGTCCCGTCCGAACACGCGGGCCCGCTCGACGCCCTCTACATCTCGCTGGTCACCCTGGCCACGCTCGGCCTCGGCGACATCGCACCGGCCTCCGGATGGCTGCGCGTACTCGCCCCCATGGAGGCCCTCGTGGGCTTCGTCCTGCTGTCGGCGACCGTCGCCTGGATCCTCGGCATCTATCCGGCGCTGGCCCGCCGCAGAGCGCTGGCCCTGCGGCTGTCTCACGTGCGCCGCAGCCGGGCCACCGCCCAGGCCCTCGACTCCGACGGCGGCGCCGCGCTCCTCGACGGACTCGCCTCGGGCCTCTCCACCGTCACGGTCGACTTCCTGCAGTACGCCGAGTCCTACTACTTCCACGACGGGGACGAGAACACGTCCCTGCCCCGGCAGCTCCGCTACGCCCTCGGGCTCGCGGACCAAGCCACCGGGGCGCACCACCCGGACGTCAGGCTCTCCGCGTCGGTACTCCGCAGGGCACTGGAAGACCTGGCCGTCGTGCTCGACGAGCGCTTCCTCCGCACGGGAGGAGGACCCGATCGGGTCTTCGTCGCCTACGCCGACGACCACGGGCAGCCACAGGGGCCGGACGGCCCTCCCCAGGACGGCGGCGGCGGGTGA
- a CDS encoding nicotinate phosphoribosyltransferase, translated as MSQVTSTDLYEVTMVLSYLREDMRAPATFSLFVRDLPPERGFLVAAGLEPALDYLSHFLVGRSDILDFGEALHRPAEDLEPLHGLSFDGRVRAVPEGRLVLAGEPLLEVTAPLPQAQLVETYLLSLVCHQTAVASKAARCVLAAAGRPLVDFSLRRNHGPEAGMQAARLCALVGFAGTSNVAAATRYGIPASGTMAHSYVETFASEEDAFRAFARTHPGPVTFLVDTYDTDRGVATAARVLSGLGLGPGCGIRLDSGDLGALARRARTALDAAGLKGVQIIASGGLDEYAVDTLVRGGAPIDVFAVGTKVGTAADAPYLDAAYKLVEYHGHPVMKLSSAKVTAPAPKQVFRGPGLRDVIGLANEEPPAGTEPLLRTVMRGGLRTEPPDTLAAARARFEADLAALPEAARRIEGPVPPVPVVSTRLSALTTVVRHRMEARTRAGR; from the coding sequence ATGTCCCAGGTAACCAGCACCGACCTGTACGAGGTCACGATGGTGCTCTCGTACCTGCGGGAGGACATGCGGGCCCCGGCCACCTTCAGTCTCTTCGTCCGCGACCTCCCCCCGGAACGCGGATTTCTCGTCGCGGCGGGACTCGAACCGGCCCTCGACTACCTTTCCCACTTCCTCGTGGGCCGCTCGGACATCCTGGACTTCGGCGAGGCGCTGCACCGTCCGGCCGAGGACCTGGAACCGCTGCACGGCCTGTCGTTCGACGGCCGGGTCCGCGCCGTGCCCGAGGGACGGCTGGTCCTCGCAGGCGAGCCGCTCCTGGAAGTCACCGCGCCCCTGCCGCAGGCCCAGCTCGTGGAGACCTACCTGCTGTCCCTCGTCTGCCATCAGACGGCGGTCGCCTCCAAGGCGGCGCGGTGTGTGCTCGCCGCCGCAGGGCGGCCCCTGGTGGACTTCTCCCTGCGCCGGAACCACGGACCCGAGGCCGGCATGCAGGCGGCACGGCTCTGCGCACTGGTCGGCTTCGCCGGCACCAGCAACGTCGCCGCCGCGACCCGGTACGGCATTCCTGCATCCGGCACCATGGCCCACTCCTACGTCGAGACCTTCGCCTCGGAGGAGGACGCCTTCCGTGCCTTCGCCCGAACCCATCCGGGACCCGTGACCTTCCTGGTCGACACGTACGACACCGACCGCGGGGTCGCGACGGCCGCCCGCGTCCTCAGCGGCCTGGGCCTCGGCCCGGGGTGCGGGATCCGCCTGGACAGCGGCGACCTCGGCGCCCTCGCCCGGCGCGCCCGTACCGCACTCGACGCGGCGGGGCTGAAAGGCGTGCAGATCATCGCGAGCGGCGGCCTCGACGAGTACGCCGTCGACACGCTGGTACGGGGCGGGGCACCCATCGACGTCTTCGCCGTGGGGACGAAGGTCGGCACGGCCGCCGACGCACCGTATCTGGACGCGGCGTACAAGCTGGTCGAGTACCACGGCCACCCCGTCATGAAGCTCTCGTCGGCGAAGGTGACGGCTCCGGCCCCGAAGCAGGTGTTCCGCGGCCCCGGTCTCCGCGACGTCATCGGCCTGGCGAACGAGGAGCCGCCCGCGGGCACGGAGCCACTGCTGCGGACGGTGATGCGCGGCGGGCTCCGCACGGAACCGCCCGACACCCTGGCCGCCGCCCGGGCCCGCTTCGAGGCGGACCTCGCCGCACTGCCGGAGGCCGCGCGCCGCATCGAGGGCCCTGTGCCACCGGTGCCGGTCGTGTCGACCAGGCTGTCGGCTCTGACGACCGTCGTACGACACCGGATGGAGGCGCGGACGCGAGCCGGACGGTAG
- a CDS encoding CBS domain-containing protein, with amino-acid sequence MTPQPFTVADVMTKKVVAVLPGAEFKEIVAAMERWKVTAVPVVEGEGRVVGVVSEADLLLKEEFHDHRLGLVEQMRRLDATAKAGSRRAEDLMTSPAVTVAPEASLPQAARLMASHHVKRLPVVDTNGTVEGIVSRSDLLKVFLRPDEDLAAEVRRDVVEHLFPLSQHRVVVRVDAGVVTLSGEVRDSALIPLAARLARAVEGVVDVRCELTAEGRT; translated from the coding sequence ATGACCCCTCAGCCGTTCACTGTCGCCGACGTGATGACCAAGAAGGTCGTCGCCGTCCTGCCCGGCGCGGAGTTCAAGGAGATCGTCGCCGCCATGGAGCGGTGGAAGGTGACGGCCGTACCGGTCGTCGAGGGCGAGGGCCGTGTCGTCGGGGTGGTCTCCGAGGCCGATCTGCTCCTCAAGGAGGAGTTCCACGACCACCGGCTCGGCCTCGTCGAACAGATGCGACGGCTCGACGCCACGGCCAAGGCCGGTTCTCGCCGGGCCGAGGACCTGATGACCTCGCCCGCCGTCACCGTTGCTCCCGAGGCGTCCCTGCCCCAGGCCGCCCGTCTCATGGCCTCCCACCACGTCAAGCGGCTGCCGGTCGTCGACACGAACGGAACGGTCGAGGGGATCGTGAGCCGGTCCGACCTCCTCAAGGTGTTCCTCCGCCCGGACGAAGACCTCGCCGCCGAAGTGCGCCGCGACGTCGTCGAGCACCTTTTCCCGCTCTCTCAGCACCGGGTCGTCGTCCGTGTCGACGCCGGAGTGGTGACGCTGTCCGGTGAGGTCCGCGACAGCGCGCTCATCCCGCTCGCCGCCCGCCTGGCCCGCGCCGTCGAAGGCGTGGTGGACGTGCGGTGCGAGCTCACCGCCGAAGGCCGGACATAG
- a CDS encoding MBL fold metallo-hydrolase RNA specificity domain-containing protein has protein sequence MSEAAPNPAPTHPRPALLSFLGGVGTVTGSKFLAESDHARILLDCGLFQGFAKLRHRNWERFARDAADVDAVVVTHAHLDHCGYLPRLVRQGFRGPILTSLHTARLAGIVLRDSARLQMESARHANEHGWSKHRPAKPLYDDSDVEKTLTFFDPVTVGEDVEIMAGTRLTLHHGGHILGSAWAHLTLEDGHTLATSGDLGRPGHPLLLPPEPFSGADVLLMESTYGDRHHDQESARSEFASVIARTLARNGTVVIPAFAIDRTEVVLHELGRLRDTGVLPRSVPVYVDSPMALAALDVYQDAVREHSAELRPEILARGEGALSPDPFLAARTVQESIDINSTHGPAVIVSSAGMATGGRVLHHLHRLLPDPRNAVVVVGFAAAGTRARDLVDGVRALKMFGEYVPVRAEIADVPHFSAHADAGQIVDWLRGAPPPHTTYLVHGEPEASEALRDRIDRELGWTAVVPRSGEAVLVR, from the coding sequence ATGTCCGAGGCAGCCCCGAATCCCGCTCCCACGCACCCGCGGCCGGCCCTGCTCAGCTTCCTGGGTGGCGTGGGAACGGTCACCGGCAGCAAGTTCCTGGCCGAGAGCGACCATGCGCGGATCCTCCTCGACTGCGGTCTCTTCCAGGGTTTCGCGAAGCTGCGGCACCGCAACTGGGAACGGTTCGCCCGCGACGCCGCGGACGTGGACGCCGTGGTCGTCACCCATGCCCACCTGGACCATTGCGGCTATCTGCCCCGCCTGGTGCGGCAGGGATTCCGGGGGCCGATCCTGACCAGCCTCCACACCGCCCGGCTCGCCGGAATCGTGCTGCGCGACAGCGCGCGGCTCCAGATGGAGTCCGCCCGGCACGCCAACGAACACGGCTGGTCCAAACACCGCCCGGCCAAGCCGCTCTACGACGACTCGGACGTCGAGAAGACCCTGACGTTCTTCGACCCCGTGACCGTCGGTGAGGACGTGGAGATCATGGCCGGCACCCGGCTGACCCTCCACCACGGCGGACACATCCTCGGCTCTGCATGGGCCCACCTCACACTGGAGGACGGCCACACCCTGGCCACCTCCGGGGACCTGGGCCGCCCAGGGCACCCGCTGCTGCTGCCGCCGGAGCCGTTCTCGGGCGCCGACGTACTCCTCATGGAGTCCACCTACGGCGACCGCCACCACGACCAGGAGTCGGCCCGGTCGGAGTTCGCCTCCGTCATCGCCCGCACCCTCGCGCGGAACGGCACCGTCGTCATCCCGGCCTTCGCGATCGACCGGACCGAGGTCGTCCTGCACGAACTGGGCCGCCTGCGCGACACCGGCGTCCTGCCCCGCTCGGTCCCCGTGTACGTGGACAGCCCCATGGCCCTCGCCGCGCTGGACGTCTACCAGGACGCCGTACGCGAGCACTCCGCCGAGCTGCGGCCCGAGATCCTCGCACGGGGAGAGGGCGCCCTGAGCCCGGACCCGTTCCTCGCGGCGCGCACGGTTCAGGAGTCCATCGACATCAACAGCACGCACGGGCCCGCCGTGATCGTCTCCTCGGCCGGCATGGCCACCGGCGGCCGGGTCCTGCACCACCTCCACCGCCTTCTCCCCGATCCGCGCAACGCCGTGGTCGTGGTCGGCTTCGCGGCTGCCGGCACCCGGGCGCGCGACCTGGTCGACGGAGTCCGTGCGCTCAAGATGTTCGGCGAGTACGTGCCCGTACGGGCCGAGATCGCCGACGTGCCCCACTTCTCGGCCCATGCCGACGCCGGCCAGATCGTCGACTGGCTCCGCGGCGCTCCTCCCCCGCACACCACCTACCTCGTCCACGGCGAGCCGGAGGCGTCCGAGGCGCTGCGCGATCGCATCGACCGCGAACTGGGCTGGACGGCCGTCGTACCCCGATCCGGGGAGGCCGTCCTGGTCCGCTGA
- a CDS encoding zinc-dependent alcohol dehydrogenase family protein: MKALVFRGTGRIAWQDAPDPVIEDPADAIVRVDAVTICGTDLHILKGDVPEVTPGRVLGHEAVGTVVEAGGDVRTVRPGDRVLVSCITACGRCRFCRESRYGQCRGGGGWILGHTVDGTQAEYVRVPFADLSVHPLPDSIDSSDAVLLADIFPTSYEVGVLNGAVSPADTVVVVGAGPIGLAAVITAGLYSPGRIVAVDLAESRLAAARSLGADTTVNAGEGPEQLVADLTDGLGADVVMEAVGAPEAFEMCTRMVRPGGRVANIGVHGRPAALHLEDLWIKDVTITTGLVDTSSTPMLLRMMAAGRLPSAELITHRFELGEMEEAYDVFGRASETGAIKVALGGPQHTVVSLPDTPTA; this comes from the coding sequence ATGAAGGCACTCGTCTTCCGGGGCACGGGACGGATCGCCTGGCAGGACGCACCCGACCCGGTCATCGAGGATCCGGCCGACGCGATCGTGCGGGTGGACGCCGTCACCATCTGCGGTACCGACCTGCACATCCTGAAGGGGGACGTCCCGGAGGTGACGCCCGGGCGGGTGCTCGGACACGAGGCGGTCGGTACGGTGGTGGAGGCCGGGGGCGACGTCCGCACGGTCCGGCCGGGGGACCGTGTCCTGGTCTCCTGCATCACGGCCTGCGGAAGATGCCGGTTCTGCCGTGAGAGCCGCTACGGACAGTGCCGGGGCGGAGGCGGCTGGATCCTCGGCCACACCGTCGACGGCACCCAGGCCGAGTACGTCCGCGTCCCCTTCGCCGACCTGTCCGTCCACCCGCTCCCCGACTCGATCGACAGCTCCGACGCCGTCCTGCTCGCCGACATCTTCCCCACCTCCTACGAGGTGGGTGTCCTGAACGGCGCGGTGAGCCCCGCCGACACGGTGGTCGTCGTCGGCGCGGGCCCCATCGGTCTCGCCGCCGTCATCACGGCGGGCCTCTACAGTCCCGGCCGTATCGTCGCCGTCGACCTCGCGGAGTCCCGGCTGGCCGCCGCCCGATCCCTCGGCGCGGACACCACCGTGAACGCCGGGGAGGGTCCCGAACAGCTGGTCGCCGATCTGACCGATGGACTCGGCGCCGATGTCGTCATGGAGGCCGTCGGTGCCCCGGAGGCGTTCGAGATGTGCACGCGGATGGTCCGGCCCGGCGGCAGGGTCGCCAACATCGGGGTCCACGGAAGGCCCGCGGCCCTCCATCTCGAAGACCTGTGGATCAAGGACGTCACGATCACCACCGGGCTTGTGGACACCTCGTCCACGCCCATGCTGCTGCGCATGATGGCCGCGGGGCGGCTGCCGTCGGCAGAACTGATCACCCACCGGTTCGAGCTGGGGGAGATGGAGGAGGCGTACGACGTCTTCGGCCGCGCGTCTGAGACCGGCGCCATCAAGGTCGCGCTGGGCGGCCCGCAGCACACGGTCGTCAGCCTTCCCGACACGCCGACGGCCTGA
- a CDS encoding HAD family hydrolase, whose protein sequence is MNGRGQGTRPPEAIVLDTDGVLLDSAVVHAAAWKTAFDACLDRLAPDSGTQPPFDADAEYRRLVDGRTRYDGAAAFLTARGLDLPPGEPNDAPGCGTVWAVAAHKERAFVDLLRTEGVTAFADVGPALTALRQADVPCAAVSASRHARALIRAAGLTALLTVIVDGEDAARLGLAGKPDPALFLRAAALLGSRPQETAVAEDALAGVEAARRGGFGLVVGVDRTLLRRTTALLREQGADLVVPDLTTLVRSVWGDHG, encoded by the coding sequence ATGAACGGCAGAGGCCAGGGCACTCGGCCGCCGGAGGCCATCGTCCTCGACACCGACGGTGTTCTGCTCGATTCCGCCGTCGTGCACGCGGCGGCGTGGAAGACCGCCTTCGACGCCTGCCTCGACCGACTTGCGCCCGACAGCGGGACACAGCCCCCCTTCGACGCGGACGCCGAGTACCGCCGACTCGTCGACGGAAGGACCCGGTACGACGGCGCCGCGGCCTTCCTTACCGCCCGTGGCCTTGACCTCCCACCGGGAGAGCCCAACGACGCGCCCGGCTGCGGCACGGTCTGGGCCGTCGCGGCACACAAGGAACGGGCGTTCGTCGATCTGCTTCGTACGGAAGGCGTCACGGCCTTCGCCGACGTAGGGCCCGCCCTCACGGCCCTGCGCCAGGCGGATGTGCCGTGCGCTGCCGTCTCCGCCTCACGGCACGCCCGGGCACTGATCCGTGCCGCCGGGCTCACCGCTCTCCTCACGGTGATCGTGGACGGCGAGGACGCCGCCCGGCTCGGCCTCGCCGGCAAACCGGATCCCGCGCTGTTCCTGCGGGCGGCCGCCCTCCTGGGCAGCCGCCCCCAGGAGACCGCGGTCGCCGAGGACGCACTCGCCGGCGTCGAGGCAGCGCGTCGCGGCGGCTTCGGTCTCGTCGTCGGTGTCGACCGCACCCTGTTGCGGCGCACCACCGCCCTCCTGCGGGAGCAGGGTGCCGACCTGGTGGTACCCGATCTGACGACGCTGGTCCGGAGTGTGTGGGGTGATCACGGATGA
- a CDS encoding glycoside hydrolase family 65 protein — protein sequence MTGGWTWAYDRYEPEREPLVEALCTLGNGRFATRGSAPECTAGGAHYPGTYLAGCYDRLTSTVAGQQVENEDLVNLPNWTLLRYRCLPDDGPPGDWLTPDAGELRHYDVHLDLRAGALTRRLFFQDARGRGLRVSHIRIVHMGDSGLAAQCTLFRAYGWSGSIEVQSVLDGTVTNAGVERYRHLDGRHLSDHRTGFKPDGVAWISCRTVDPGIRIAMAVRTVTRPARPAREAATSAGTVQTYHLPVVPRRSAMVVKTLALHTSTDWPAADPLTAATDLIARAPAFPRLLSVHKAAWQRVWEQGELHVPGEAGRILRLHVFHLLQTLSPHTADLDVGVPARGLHGEAYRGHVFWDELFVLPYLDLHFPEVARALLMYRHRRLPAARAAARLAGRQGAMYPWQSASSGREETQALHLNPRSGRWLPDHSHLQRHVGSAVAYNVWRYAQSTGDRGFLHSAGAEILLEVARYWAGAAVFDPALRRYRIRGVVGPDEYHDGYPDATVPGIDDNSYTNATAAWVLARGLDLLGELPVARRSELAQQLSLDDGELARWEDVSRRLYIPFHQGVVSQFEGYGDLAELDWDLCRARYGDIRRLDRILEAEGDTVNRYQASKQADTLMLGYLFRPEELYGLFGRLGYALDDEMWRDTVSYYLRRTSHGSTLSSLVHGWVLARQKGADAWRYCEEALLADVADVQGGTTGEGIHLGAMAGTIDFVERGITGLEAGPEGLRVAPVTLAEIPRFTFTLCVGRHRGVRLRVLPGRLAVRVPASPEGPLAVAFPGGRRVTVAPGQERWFRL from the coding sequence ATGACCGGCGGCTGGACGTGGGCGTACGACAGGTACGAACCGGAACGCGAGCCGCTGGTCGAGGCGCTCTGCACTCTGGGCAACGGCCGGTTCGCCACCCGGGGCTCAGCTCCCGAGTGCACCGCCGGGGGTGCGCACTACCCGGGCACCTATCTGGCCGGCTGCTACGACCGGCTCACCTCGACCGTCGCCGGGCAGCAGGTCGAGAACGAGGATCTCGTCAACCTTCCGAACTGGACACTTCTGCGGTACCGATGCCTCCCGGACGACGGTCCGCCGGGCGACTGGCTCACCCCCGACGCCGGCGAACTGCGCCACTACGACGTGCACCTCGACCTTCGCGCGGGTGCGCTCACCCGTCGTCTGTTCTTCCAGGACGCCCGCGGGCGGGGCCTGCGCGTCAGCCACATCCGCATCGTCCACATGGGAGATTCCGGACTGGCGGCCCAGTGCACCCTGTTCCGCGCCTACGGTTGGAGCGGTTCCATCGAAGTGCAGTCCGTTCTCGACGGCACCGTCACCAACGCCGGAGTCGAGCGCTACCGGCACCTCGACGGGCGCCATCTCAGCGACCACCGGACCGGATTCAAGCCCGACGGCGTCGCCTGGATCTCCTGCCGTACCGTCGACCCGGGCATCCGGATCGCCATGGCCGTGCGCACGGTCACCCGCCCCGCTCGGCCCGCGCGGGAGGCAGCCACCTCGGCCGGCACCGTGCAGACGTACCACCTGCCAGTCGTTCCCCGCCGCTCGGCGATGGTCGTGAAGACCCTGGCGCTGCACACATCGACGGACTGGCCCGCCGCCGACCCGCTCACGGCAGCCACTGACCTGATCGCTCGTGCTCCGGCCTTCCCCCGGCTGCTCTCGGTTCACAAGGCGGCGTGGCAGCGCGTCTGGGAGCAGGGGGAGCTGCACGTGCCAGGGGAGGCGGGCCGCATCCTGCGCCTGCACGTGTTCCATCTGCTGCAGACGCTGTCCCCGCACACGGCGGATCTCGACGTGGGGGTGCCCGCGCGGGGACTGCACGGTGAGGCGTACCGGGGGCACGTCTTCTGGGACGAGCTCTTCGTCCTGCCCTACCTCGACCTCCACTTCCCGGAGGTGGCCCGGGCGCTGCTCATGTACCGGCACCGTCGACTGCCGGCCGCCCGTGCGGCCGCCCGCCTCGCCGGCCGGCAAGGGGCCATGTATCCGTGGCAGAGTGCGAGTTCGGGCCGGGAGGAGACCCAGGCCCTGCACCTCAACCCGCGCTCCGGGCGCTGGCTGCCCGACCATTCCCACCTCCAGCGCCATGTGGGCTCGGCCGTCGCGTACAACGTCTGGCGGTACGCGCAGTCCACCGGTGACCGCGGATTCCTCCACTCCGCCGGTGCGGAGATCCTCCTTGAGGTCGCCCGCTACTGGGCCGGAGCCGCCGTCTTCGACCCGGCCCTGCGGCGCTACCGGATCAGGGGAGTGGTGGGACCGGACGAGTACCACGACGGCTATCCCGATGCGACGGTCCCGGGCATCGACGACAACTCCTACACCAATGCGACCGCCGCATGGGTTCTCGCTCGCGGCCTCGACCTGCTCGGCGAACTGCCCGTGGCCCGGCGCTCGGAACTGGCACAGCAACTGTCGCTGGACGACGGTGAACTCGCCCGATGGGAGGACGTCTCCCGCCGCCTGTACATCCCGTTCCACCAGGGCGTGGTCAGCCAGTTCGAGGGGTACGGAGACCTGGCGGAACTCGACTGGGATCTCTGTCGGGCTCGTTACGGAGACATCCGCAGACTTGACCGGATCCTGGAGGCCGAGGGCGACACGGTCAACCGCTACCAGGCGTCGAAGCAGGCCGACACCCTCATGCTCGGCTACCTCTTCCGGCCCGAGGAGCTGTACGGCCTGTTCGGCAGGCTCGGCTACGCGCTGGACGACGAGATGTGGCGGGATACCGTTTCGTACTACCTGCGGCGCACCAGCCACGGCTCGACGCTCAGCAGTCTCGTCCACGGGTGGGTGCTGGCCCGGCAGAAGGGCGCCGACGCCTGGCGGTACTGCGAGGAGGCTTTGCTCGCCGACGTGGCCGACGTCCAGGGCGGAACGACCGGCGAGGGAATCCATCTCGGCGCGATGGCCGGCACGATCGACTTCGTCGAACGCGGGATCACCGGCCTGGAGGCGGGACCGGAAGGACTTCGGGTCGCTCCGGTGACCTTGGCCGAGATCCCGCGGTTCACCTTCACCTTGTGCGTCGGTCGCCATCGCGGGGTGCGGCTGCGCGTGCTTCCCGGGCGGCTGGCGGTTCGGGTTCCTGCCTCGCCCGAGGGCCCGCTCGCCGTCGCGTTCCCCGGCGGGCGGCGGGTGACCGTCGCACCCGGACAGGAACGCTGGTTCCGTCTGTGA
- a CDS encoding Acg family FMN-binding oxidoreductase has product MSTTALTRPLVTSLIEDAVTAPSMHNAQPWKFVCRTDAGIIELHGDPMRDLPVEDPDHRALHLGCGAALFGLRVAAAHRGRHAAVRLLPRPEDHWHFADVELHGADDVDRGLVALHAALSRRHTSRFPFTEEQIPSEVIDGLRAAALLEGCRLVVPGDWHTDSVLEIVHDSERFEAADAAVRAEIAAWTRTGAPGEGSETEGIPAYAFGPRQYDVTSPVRDFDSPRRVPDRASARFEKRPQIALLGTADDNPQQWLTAGQALHRVLLRATLDGLSTSLMSQPLEWSELRSAIRDPASTTSFVHMVIRLGYGPQGRATPRRPASEVLTFD; this is encoded by the coding sequence GTGTCTACCACCGCTCTGACCCGACCACTCGTGACGTCGCTCATCGAAGACGCCGTCACGGCTCCCTCGATGCACAACGCACAGCCCTGGAAGTTCGTGTGCAGGACGGACGCGGGCATCATCGAGCTTCACGGCGATCCGATGCGCGACTTGCCGGTGGAGGACCCCGACCACCGCGCACTCCACCTCGGTTGCGGCGCCGCCCTGTTCGGCCTGCGAGTCGCCGCCGCGCACAGAGGCCGGCACGCCGCCGTCCGGCTGCTGCCCCGCCCCGAAGACCACTGGCACTTCGCAGACGTGGAACTCCACGGTGCGGACGACGTCGACCGCGGTCTCGTCGCGCTCCACGCAGCCCTGTCGCGGCGCCACACCAGCCGCTTCCCCTTCACCGAGGAGCAGATCCCCTCCGAGGTGATCGACGGTCTGCGGGCCGCGGCCCTCCTGGAAGGCTGCCGGCTGGTCGTGCCGGGCGACTGGCACACCGACTCCGTCCTCGAGATCGTCCACGACTCCGAAAGGTTCGAGGCCGCTGACGCGGCGGTCCGCGCGGAGATCGCTGCCTGGACGCGCACGGGTGCACCCGGCGAGGGCTCCGAGACCGAGGGCATCCCTGCGTACGCCTTCGGCCCGCGGCAGTACGACGTCACCTCTCCGGTCCGGGACTTCGACTCACCCCGGCGTGTCCCGGACCGCGCTTCGGCACGCTTCGAGAAGCGGCCGCAGATCGCCCTCCTCGGCACGGCCGACGACAATCCGCAGCAGTGGCTGACGGCCGGTCAGGCGCTGCACCGGGTCCTGCTCCGGGCCACCCTCGACGGTCTGTCCACCTCCCTCATGTCACAGCCCCTGGAGTGGTCCGAACTCCGCTCCGCCATAAGGGATCCGGCTTCGACGACGAGCTTCGTCCACATGGTGATCCGTCTGGGCTACGGCCCCCAGGGGCGGGCCACGCCGCGTCGGCCCGCCTCCGAGGTGCTCACCTTCGACTGA
- a CDS encoding CBS domain-containing protein: MKHMKVGGLMTDDVVSAVPAASFREVAKLLAEHDISGVPVVDEDDRVVGVVSESDLLARDELTARDLMTRPAVTVHAEETVADAARLMVRRGVERLPVVDEEERLVGIVTRRDLLCVYLRPDAEIRHRIREEVLTDAMDLPGDAVDVHVLDGVVTLGGRVRRRSQALMLVGLAEEVDGVVAVVDRLSFHEDDTRLASSTRTPHDIW; this comes from the coding sequence ATGAAGCACATGAAAGTCGGCGGTCTGATGACCGACGACGTGGTCTCCGCCGTCCCTGCGGCGTCGTTCCGTGAGGTGGCGAAGCTGCTCGCCGAGCACGACATCAGCGGGGTCCCCGTCGTGGACGAGGACGACCGTGTCGTCGGTGTCGTCTCCGAGAGCGACCTCCTGGCCCGCGACGAGCTGACTGCGCGCGACCTGATGACCAGGCCGGCCGTCACGGTGCACGCCGAGGAGACGGTGGCGGACGCGGCACGGCTGATGGTGCGCCGCGGAGTCGAGCGCCTCCCCGTGGTCGACGAGGAGGAACGACTGGTCGGCATCGTGACCCGCCGCGATCTCCTCTGTGTCTACCTCCGTCCGGACGCGGAGATACGGCACCGCATCCGTGAGGAAGTCCTCACGGATGCCATGGACCTGCCCGGGGACGCAGTGGACGTGCACGTCCTGGACGGCGTGGTGACGCTGGGGGGCCGCGTCCGGCGGCGGAGTCAGGCCCTGATGCTCGTCGGACTCGCCGAGGAGGTCGACGGTGTCGTCGCCGTCGTGGACCGACTGTCCTTCCACGAAGACGACACCCGCCTCGCATCCTCCACCCGGACACCGCACGACATCTGGTGA